In the genome of Chrysoperla carnea chromosome 5, inChrCarn1.1, whole genome shotgun sequence, the window TTCAAATCGACCTGGGAGTCAATCATCATCCTCTCATCCTAGAATGCCACCAATGGATCAATTACATCGTGATCAAAATCAACATATGCGAAACTCTACGAATGATTCGTCATCAAGTAGAGAGCATTATCGGTTagtataagataatttttactttatttcaaaaaaaaaattgtggagtTTTCAGCTTTGGTAACAGGTTTAAAGTAGGCTAAAATTCATGAaaccaaaaaacttaaattttagtataggctATACGGATcgatttctaaatattttcttgaaaaaaatgatattgacaAAAATGACAGGGGATAGCTGTCCTACTCGGAATCTGGATTCATACATTTAGCTAGGTAATATAATTAACTGTATTAGGGGATGCTCCCCCTCTTACAAACAATTCCTGATTTCCTTTCTGTTAGACCAAAAAGTTGGGTGCGCCTAAGTTcatgatttgaatattttttatgtaatctaTGAAAGATTCCATGTGTTTTTATTGAGTAATTTCCCGTTTTTCCATTATCGCATAAAATACTTCGGAATCTCGGCCAGTTTTTATGCTAGAAACTgggtaaagaaaaaaaaaaagaagataactttgttaatattgattttttgaaaatactgaaaaattattttttcacgaACCCTAgaggtaataaatattttattttgtaaattttggtctatttaaaacttataaatttatattttcttgtaacggtttattcaattttttttatatgctagATTACAACAAATGAGTCGTGATATAACTGCACCACGTGAACAACCTCCACCCCAAGTCCCTCCAACATCATCGTCGAGTGGGCCTAGTGCTCCACCTTCATCAGGTAACATAACAAGTGAACGTGAATTAATGAAAGAGCAACAAATGCGTGAACGACATCAAGCTGGCGGTAACGCAttacaattcattgaaaatttatcaaaagacAGTTTATTACGTGAAGTGATGGATCGATCCACACCTCAACCGACAAACAATCGACCTGAAAAACATAGACCTGACTTATTTAAAGACCTTTTCAAAGATAGCAATAATAGTGTTAATAATAGTGATATTAGtgacaaacaaaaatatgaactaaataaaaaattaagtggtACCCCAATGGTTGTAAATAATGTTAAACATGATTCTTCATCCTCATCTTCTTCTAGACATAATCGAAATGATATTAAATCAGCACATAAACAACCTCCACCACCCATTCAACAACAACCATCTTTATACAACAACAacgatcaaaataaaaataaatcaactaCGCTGAATGTTGATAAAAAGTATCCACCAGGTGGTAATGGTGGTAATGTAACTTCCATACAGCAACAAAGACCGAAACAACCGCCTTATACGTCAAATACCTCAACACCATCAACCGATTCGAAATTATCAACATCAAGTCCGGGTATACAACAAACGAATGATTACCATCGTAATGGAAATCATGAAGAAGCTCCTCCTAAACCAATATTAGCAACACCTCCACTAGCAACAACTTCTTCTACCACAACAACATCATCATCGTcctataaacaaaaatcaatattttcaccaGAAAAAGATTCACCGAAAACACctgtgaaaaaattaaaaactggtaAAACGCCGCCTGGGTCTAGTGGTAAGAAATATGATACAGTTCTAAATGATAGTATGGTACCACCAGCGCTATCACCATTTGGTTCTCCACCACCAGTTGCAACAACCCCAAGCACACCAAGTAGTGCTGCAAAGAATCGTAATCGAACCTCAAGTTCTAGTTCTGAACCAGAACTAATGGTTGTACTCAATAAATTAGAATACGATAAATATTTAACGAAAGAAAAGGATAGTAAGATTAAGAAAGAGGAATTGGaacatgataaatatttaacaaaggaaaaagaaattaaaattaaaaaggaagAATTAGATTATgataaacgaaaagaaataaagAAAGAGGAAAGCGTTGTGCCAAAAGAAATGAAAACCAAAGAAGAAAATTCTGTTCAAGCAGTTAATGGTATTGAAACAGATCCAACCGTTATTAGTAATTTATTAAAGGAAGTTGTTACACCTCCTATAAATCATTTAGATGTTAAAAAAGAAGAGGAGGTAGTGATACCCTCACAAATAGTAAACGAATTAATTCCTCAAGAAAGTAAGAAAAGCGATCATCATAAATCtgataaaaagaagaaaaaggaTAAACATAAACATAAGGATCGTAATCGTGAGGATaaagagaaaaagaaaaaacataaagATAAAGATCGTGATCGATCAAAGAAAGAATCATCTGAACCAACAACACCTGTTGCTCcgctaaaaataacaataccgAAAGATAAAATTACTCCAGAAGGTGGTtctggtttaaaaataaaaataccaaaagaTCGAATCAAAACTGATACAATATCATCGAATTCAAATCAAATGGGtggacttaaaataaaaatatccaaagATAAAATTGTTGAGAATAGTGGAAATGATGCAGGTGGTGGAAGTAGTAATTCTGGTGTTGCTAACAGTAATCGAAAACGTGATCATCGTGATAGTGGGGCTAGTGAACATGGTGCACCGCCAacgaaaatatcaaaatcatcGTCAAGTAATAGTGGAAATTATCGTACATCATCCTCATCAGAAAGTTCACGGCAAAATGGACGAAGTTCATATAACAATAAACAACAGGTAAGATATTCAGATAatcgatttattaataataattcacaagCTATCTTATCAAAATCATCatcaaatgttaataataatacaccaCCTACATCGATAACACCTGCACAACAGCATTTCGTACAacagaatcaatttttttatcaaaattatccccCACCAAATATGCAAATACGTTCAATGCCTCCATATCATCATCCACAAATGTATGATCCAACTGCATTGTATTCATCATATTATCCAGGCTATCAAATGTATGGTACACCTGCAGATATGTTTGGTGCACCTccaccacctataccaaatatGGTATCGTCACAACCAGGTATAAGTGGTGGAGGGCATGATGCACCACCACTGCCTCAAGGTCCACCACCAAATAATCCACCACCTCCACCCCCTTCTCCGTAGGTTTTTCTTAACAGAGAAGatgcataaatttaaataaattatagaaattgcggcttataaaaacttttacggaAAAGTTCTTTAACAAAGAACTTGTGCTTTAACAACTTCCacttaattctttaaatatgcTAACTGCGAATTCCTCACTCTCCAATGTTTCACTAAACctctaattttttaactatgaaAAATAAACCCAAGATTTTCGTAACTTAAATTAACTTACTCTGTCGGATTCAGTAAAAACCATAGAGATGATAATACCATAGACATAAAAAACGTAATAAGTGAATTCTTGGCCACAGAGAAAGAAACGTAGTCTTATCTGGCCTTCTTCTGCGAAAAACCGTTTGGGCGGCGACTTtgcagctctatggtattatctctatgataaaaactaatttttcatgtttatttaCGCTTTTTTACGAATCAACTGTAATGCACGAAATACAATATTCCAGTATTTCAAACTAGAACAGTAATTTAGTgttcttaaaatttatcaattaatcgaatttaattatattaaattttaattatctgcACTATGTTATACTGTGCTCTATTAAAAAACTGGCCTGATGTATCTTAGGTTTAAGGAATAAAGTATGAAGAAAATGGATTATACAGGGTGCGACATTTTGCTATATTATGGcttaccaatcaaaaaataacttaaacaaaagttgcaaagtttAATCAGGAATATCATATTATGACATCAGATTGGGCCTAGTTCtctgggttgctttaatagttaatttagatcctaaaagataagagatagaataccacttcaaattagaaagttgatcttcataaataaaataacattttttcgcaaatcgttagctttcggtaAAAatggacttaaaaatatgtcattattgtatttagtCGGAAGAAAATATGCtagtttcagaaaaatttttacccaaaagtTATGAGGGACAATAAAGGTCATTCGactgtgttaataacttttaagcccaggtaaattttcaagataaagGTTACAggaccttgaaactagaatttcatgtTATGGATATAGGCGAATGTCGTCTaatgcccttgacaactttttgTTAgtgcatttttctgtagctagcggttttctttcgattaaatacaataatgatatatttttccgaaagctaacgattttcaaaagaatgttttaaataaaaaatgttagttttttttgtgaggatcaactttttacTAAGTGATATTCTATCCCTTACCtcttaggatctaaattgactattcaAGCAACCCagagaactagatccaatctgatatcagaacccATCTAACTGTTCTGATGCCCCTCTGAAAGTTTGATACCCCCCATCAAActcagcaacttttgtttaagttattttttgattggttaactacaaaacgagctattataCACAATGTACTATAATAGTCCACCCTGTATGTATGAAAAATTGTACAATCTTCATTATTTTCCAACAGATCGAATTGgttagtaaattaaaatcatgAATAGGTATGCTATAGGTAGTTAAAACGAATGTTTAGGcgacattttataatattttttatgaaatgctTGTGACATATCTAATTTGCAAGAAAAAAACTGGGAAGTAAGGAAATTCGTAAGTAATAAATTCGAATTCACAATTcctagaaaaacatttttaaagctttgtgtgacttttaattttaaattctaataaaacGTCATTGGCGGCTCTTGACGTTTCCCTCCCAAAAATTACCCAGTTTAAAATATgtccaaattaaatatttcactgtttttaataaaagaaggCATGTGATACAATTTCCAGCACTCAAATTATCATTTGCGTGCGACTGTTTAGCAACAAATTTTAAgtggaaaaagtttttgaaatttatcgaTTGGATGAACCATTTACGAGGTTGGTCTtcgttaattatattttattactgaacaaaaattttctgtagttgtagaaaataaattttgattacttGAGCAAATCATTGGTTTAGaaattactataaattttaagcCTTACAGCTGTTAGACTAATATtcactattcaaattttttgagaaaaaagaattttgctctattttggtttttaataaattttggtgCAAGATCTAAGACTtatcaaatacataaaaataaattaaatacaaaattataattatgaaaataaacctCGTGAaagttttaagattaaaaaaaatcgctttACCTAAAGTTgttcaacaatatttttgaaatttgttcaaAGTTTTAGTGATCGAATAGTGCCAAATGCGTCTTCtctgttaataatttaaaatcgtgGTGGAccgatatgaataaaattaagttattttaactctaaattaaaatttacattgaaaGAGATTTATCTTATTAAGGATCTACACAACCTAATGTAataattcgattaaaaatttaatatccctttttcaaaatttatttcggtcAATACAAAAATGGGTATTCTCTTACATGCATTtggagaataataataataatttagaaaaaggagttttttataaaacttgagAAAAATGACTATCCTATGATTTTTGCTGtagtattttgaatattatgatCATTTAACCAAGCTTTGTCAAGCATGCCTACTTTTGGTTACTTTAAACCTGAGAAGAGGCTAGTTTTGGTATGGGATCTTATAAATTAAGTATCTTAAACTTAGCGAATTTTTTGAaagacttttttataatattttcaaaatgtcttaaaaaattaatatcattattattttacattaaaatgtaaaaaaatatagcgATAAAGTGTATGccaaataattagtaaaataaacttttgcaCAATTTTGTCctgaatatttttttcccacaaataaattttattaattggtccataagttacttaaaaaataaattctattctGGAGTAAACACATTACGAGAtgaaaataacttaattttatttaattaatacatagGTTATGACTTTtctaattaaatagaaaaaagattttaatattttatcttgtgtacgaaatttaaaaaaaaatttgtttaaacaattttgtataaaaaattcatttaacaaattctttaacattggaaatttattatcattgctcatttttaagcttaaataatttttcaaaaattttgcatactatacaattaaaAGAATTTCGTATCGTTAAGTTAACGAATTCTCAATTTATCGATCAAATACACTAAAATAAGTTAATCTATTTTTATCTACTTTCTATCATATTAAAGGACAAATCCGTTCCAACCTTCCAactctacaaaaatttt includes:
- the LOC123301660 gene encoding cyclin-T2, translated to MAAEEKWYFAKKQLENSPSRKCDIDSDKELSYRQQAANFIQDVGQRLQVSQLCINTAIVYMHRFYVFHSFTQFHRYSMASAALFLAAKVEEQPRKLEHVIKVAHLCLHKEAESTTPATPDVKSEQYAQAAHELVFNENVLLQTLGFDVAIDHPHTHVVRCCHLVKASKDLAQTSYFLASNSLHLTTMCLQYKPTVVACFCIHLACKWSNWEIPPSSEGKPWFTYVDESVTTEMLDELTKEFISIYNKCPSRLKKKIQSMSASLGQSSGSQSSSSQGGGSSSNSQPVNCNSPMTADNKKLQPQHKDQSYHQKAHHNQMKPGIVHPHRPPHDPNLNYNEYKEKKERERQSMGAPGGSSSHSSSSMPGSHHKQLPPGSTSSNSIPQNHKHGGMPPSGTSSSSIPPQNRNPHHRSSNSNVDPKLKMHQQMHPQHSNRPGSQSSSSHPRMPPMDQLHRDQNQHMRNSTNDSSSSREHYRLQQMSRDITAPREQPPPQVPPTSSSSGPSAPPSSGNITSERELMKEQQMRERHQAGGNALQFIENLSKDSLLREVMDRSTPQPTNNRPEKHRPDLFKDLFKDSNNSVNNSDISDKQKYELNKKLSGTPMVVNNVKHDSSSSSSSRHNRNDIKSAHKQPPPPIQQQPSLYNNNDQNKNKSTTLNVDKKYPPGGNGGNVTSIQQQRPKQPPYTSNTSTPSTDSKLSTSSPGIQQTNDYHRNGNHEEAPPKPILATPPLATTSSTTTTSSSSYKQKSIFSPEKDSPKTPVKKLKTGKTPPGSSGKKYDTVLNDSMVPPALSPFGSPPPVATTPSTPSSAAKNRNRTSSSSSEPELMVVLNKLEYDKYLTKEKDSKIKKEELEHDKYLTKEKEIKIKKEELDYDKRKEIKKEESVVPKEMKTKEENSVQAVNGIETDPTVISNLLKEVVTPPINHLDVKKEEEVVIPSQIVNELIPQESKKSDHHKSDKKKKKDKHKHKDRNREDKEKKKKHKDKDRDRSKKESSEPTTPVAPLKITIPKDKITPEGGSGLKIKIPKDRIKTDTISSNSNQMGGLKIKISKDKIVENSGNDAGGGSSNSGVANSNRKRDHRDSGASEHGAPPTKISKSSSSNSGNYRTSSSSESSRQNGRSSYNNKQQVSLGGEGGQVGGVAVGVLQQQAQWSTQVKLAESKYHSKVPGSNKQPPT